One window from the genome of Candidatus Binataceae bacterium encodes:
- the gyrB gene encoding DNA topoisomerase (ATP-hydrolyzing) subunit B yields the protein MANNRTSEAYGAESIRILEGLEAVRKRPGMYIGDTAERGLHHLVIEIVDNSVDEALAGHCTEIGVVIHSDDRVTVEDNGRGIPVGMHPTEKRSALEVVHTVLHAGGKFDRGAYKVSGGLHGVGASVVNALSEEFEVEVKREGQIYYQRYERGVPKTKVEVRGSARATGTKTTFSPDSQIFPEVRFKYEIIARYLREMAYLNAGLKIHLSDERTGKSEEFFYQGGIREFVASLNQGRETLHGVIHFHGLREAIDIDCALQWTDAVHETVFSYANNIHTTEGGTHVSGLRSALTRTINNYAQKNNLLKNKDLHLEGEDTREGLTAVIAIKIAEPQFEGQTKTKLGNSEVDGAVAGVVAEKLGQFLEENPADARRIVARAMEAALAREAARKAKELVRRKGALDSGSLPGKLADCQERDPARSELFIVEGDSAGGSAKQGRDRRTQAILPLRGKILNVERARIDKVLTSAELRTLITALGMGVSTEKNIEKLRYHTIVIMTDADVDGSHIRTLLLTFFFRQFPEIIENGHLYVAQPPLFRAKKGRNERYLKDEAALEEYLTDLGCEALSVTVGRGKETRELKGTALKTLARKALYYDRMFEALERRSKQRDVVRALARLLNQRQFGADSFESRDLTRDLGAALQKEIGARTEMVVRVEADGETHFRAILAHAHNGATAPTVVDLTLFHSGELREIRRLQPELESYPLPFVVNGGEQPRNLESLKALAEGVLVAGQKGVEIQRYKGLGEMNPDQLWATTMNPETRSMLKVRVGSQEEAEEMFTKLMGDQVEPRRQFIEENALNVRNLDI from the coding sequence ATGGCCAATAATCGAACTTCTGAGGCATACGGGGCGGAATCGATTCGGATCCTGGAAGGGCTGGAGGCGGTGCGGAAACGGCCCGGGATGTACATCGGTGATACCGCTGAACGCGGACTGCATCACTTGGTGATCGAGATCGTCGACAACTCGGTGGACGAAGCGCTGGCGGGTCACTGCACAGAGATCGGGGTGGTGATTCACAGCGACGACCGGGTGACGGTCGAGGACAACGGGCGAGGGATCCCGGTAGGGATGCATCCGACGGAGAAGCGTTCGGCGTTGGAGGTGGTCCACACAGTGTTGCACGCCGGGGGCAAGTTCGATCGCGGAGCCTATAAGGTGTCCGGCGGTTTGCACGGCGTCGGCGCCTCGGTAGTCAATGCGCTGAGCGAGGAGTTCGAGGTCGAGGTTAAACGCGAGGGCCAGATTTACTATCAGCGTTATGAGCGGGGTGTGCCCAAGACCAAGGTCGAAGTGCGCGGGAGCGCTCGCGCTACCGGGACCAAGACCACCTTTTCGCCCGACTCGCAGATTTTTCCCGAGGTCCGCTTCAAGTATGAAATCATTGCGCGCTACCTGCGTGAGATGGCCTATCTCAATGCTGGCTTGAAGATTCACCTGAGTGATGAGCGCACCGGCAAGAGCGAAGAATTTTTTTACCAGGGCGGGATCCGGGAGTTTGTCGCTAGTTTGAATCAGGGTCGCGAGACCCTGCACGGCGTGATCCATTTTCACGGCCTGCGCGAGGCGATCGATATCGATTGCGCGCTGCAATGGACCGACGCGGTCCATGAAACCGTCTTCAGCTACGCCAACAATATTCACACCACTGAGGGTGGCACCCATGTGTCAGGCTTGCGCTCGGCCCTGACCCGGACCATCAACAACTACGCGCAAAAGAACAACCTGCTCAAGAACAAGGACCTGCATCTGGAGGGCGAGGACACCCGCGAGGGGCTGACCGCGGTGATCGCGATCAAGATTGCCGAGCCGCAATTCGAGGGTCAGACCAAGACCAAGTTGGGCAATTCCGAGGTCGATGGCGCGGTGGCCGGGGTGGTGGCGGAAAAGCTCGGGCAATTCCTGGAAGAAAATCCCGCCGACGCGCGTCGAATCGTGGCCCGCGCGATGGAGGCGGCGCTGGCCCGCGAAGCCGCGCGCAAGGCCAAGGAATTGGTCCGGCGCAAGGGGGCGCTGGACTCGGGCTCCTTGCCGGGCAAGTTGGCCGACTGCCAGGAGCGCGACCCGGCGCGCAGCGAGCTGTTCATCGTCGAGGGTGATTCAGCCGGCGGCTCGGCCAAGCAGGGGCGTGACCGCCGCACTCAGGCGATCCTGCCGCTGCGCGGCAAGATTCTCAATGTCGAGCGCGCGCGCATCGACAAGGTCCTGACCTCCGCAGAGCTACGCACCTTGATTACCGCCCTGGGGATGGGGGTGAGCACGGAGAAGAACATTGAGAAGCTGCGCTATCACACCATCGTCATCATGACCGACGCCGACGTCGACGGCTCGCATATTCGGACCCTGCTGTTGACTTTCTTTTTTCGTCAGTTTCCCGAGATCATCGAAAATGGCCATCTGTACGTGGCCCAACCGCCGTTGTTCCGCGCCAAAAAGGGGCGTAACGAGCGCTATCTCAAGGACGAGGCGGCGCTAGAAGAGTATTTGACTGATCTCGGCTGCGAAGCGCTGAGCGTGACGGTGGGACGGGGCAAGGAGACGCGCGAGCTCAAGGGCACGGCCCTCAAGACCCTGGCGCGCAAGGCGTTGTATTATGACCGCATGTTCGAGGCCCTGGAGCGGCGCTCCAAGCAGCGCGACGTGGTGCGTGCGCTGGCCCGTCTACTCAACCAACGCCAGTTTGGCGCCGACAGCTTCGAGAGCCGCGACTTGACGCGTGATTTGGGCGCGGCTCTGCAAAAGGAGATTGGCGCCCGGACGGAGATGGTGGTGCGGGTCGAAGCCGACGGCGAGACTCATTTCCGCGCCATTTTGGCTCACGCCCACAATGGCGCCACTGCTCCCACGGTGGTGGATCTGACCTTGTTTCACAGTGGCGAGCTGCGCGAGATTCGCCGCCTGCAGCCGGAGCTGGAGAGTTATCCGCTGCCCTTCGTGGTCAACGGCGGCGAGCAGCCGCGCAACCTTGAATCGCTCAAGGCGCTGGCCGAAGGGGTGCTGGTGGCGGGGCAAAAAGGCGTTGAAATCCAGCGCTACAAAGGCCTGGGTGAGATGAATCCCGATCAGCTTTGGGCCACCACCATGAACCCTGAAACCCGTTCGATGCTCAAGGTGCGGGTGGGCTCGCAGGAGGAGGCCGAGGAGATGTTCACCAAACTGATGGGTGATCAGGTCGAGCCGCGCCGACAATTTATCGAAGAGAACGCGCTCAACGTACGCAACCTTGACATTTAG
- the gyrA gene encoding DNA gyrase subunit A, whose protein sequence is MATTDGNQPLGNEPALLNIEDDMRQSYLDYAMSVNIGRALPEMRDGLKPVHRRILYAMFREGLLANHRYSKCAGVVGEVLKSYHPHGDAAVYEALVRMAQPWSMRYPLIDGQGNFGSIDGDPPAAYRYTECRLTRLAERMLADIDKDTVDFIPNFDGSQKEPEVLPAQLPNLLINGADGIAVGMATNIPPHNLGEVCDALLALVANPNLSLEQILDIIPGPDFPTGGQLLGRQAVRQAYLNKRGSLMMRALAAIETDKRSGRSAIIVREIPYQVNKTRLVERIAELVNDKRIEGVSDLRDESDRDGMRIVVELKRDAEPRVVLNQLFKLTQMQQSYGLIMLSIHEGRPRELDLREMLHAFLDHRRRVLTRRTQHELAQAEARLHILDGLLIALRNLDAIIALIRAAPDAESARSQLMTRFSLSQLQAQAILDLTLRRLTSLERGKIESEHRETAANIERLRGILTDERKLLGLVAEEITAIKEEFADPRRTQIIEDQGELSIEDLVVEEDVLVTVTHGGYIKRTPLSLYRTQRRGGRGKTGASTNEEDFVEHLVAVSTHDRLFFFTSAGKVYALQAHELPEGGRAAKGRSIANLLSLAPNESLSAFITVPKESEGRYLLFATRRGMIKKTELGQFENVRANGIIAILLEDNDALIAVRITDGNQEIVLSTREGQAIRFKEAEVRPMGRGTYGVKAMELDVAGNGAAADEVVSMATVRDTETLLAVSELGYGKRSPASEYRLTHRGGKGVVTMQVTEKTGKVVGVRQVGSDDQVMLITDGGKVIRLDAKGVRVSGRNTQGVRLVRLEPGEHVRAMAGLAERDEGDNGEEEEDEGSSE, encoded by the coding sequence ATGGCAACCACCGACGGCAATCAACCGCTGGGCAACGAACCCGCGCTACTCAATATCGAAGATGACATGCGGCAGTCCTATTTGGACTACGCAATGTCGGTCAATATCGGCCGGGCGCTGCCCGAAATGCGTGACGGCCTCAAGCCGGTCCACCGCCGGATTCTTTACGCGATGTTTCGCGAGGGGCTGCTGGCCAATCATCGCTACTCCAAATGCGCCGGCGTGGTCGGCGAAGTGCTCAAGAGCTATCACCCCCATGGTGATGCCGCGGTCTACGAAGCTTTGGTGCGGATGGCCCAGCCCTGGAGCATGCGCTACCCGCTGATTGATGGGCAGGGTAATTTCGGCTCGATCGACGGCGACCCGCCCGCGGCGTATCGCTACACCGAATGCCGCCTGACTCGGCTGGCCGAGCGGATGCTGGCCGACATCGACAAGGATACGGTCGATTTTATCCCCAACTTCGACGGCTCCCAGAAGGAGCCCGAAGTCCTGCCCGCGCAACTGCCCAACCTGCTGATCAACGGCGCCGACGGGATCGCGGTGGGGATGGCCACCAACATTCCGCCCCACAACCTGGGCGAGGTCTGCGACGCGTTGCTGGCGCTGGTGGCCAATCCGAACCTAAGCCTGGAGCAGATCCTCGACATCATTCCCGGGCCCGACTTTCCCACTGGCGGCCAGCTCCTGGGGCGGCAGGCGGTGCGGCAGGCCTATCTGAACAAGCGCGGCAGCCTGATGATGCGGGCGTTGGCGGCGATCGAGACCGACAAGCGAAGCGGTCGCTCCGCGATTATCGTGCGCGAAATTCCCTACCAGGTGAACAAAACCCGCCTGGTCGAGCGCATCGCCGAACTGGTCAACGACAAGCGGATCGAGGGAGTCAGCGACTTGCGCGACGAGTCCGACCGCGACGGGATGCGCATCGTGGTCGAGCTCAAGCGCGACGCCGAGCCGCGAGTGGTGCTCAATCAGCTCTTCAAATTGACGCAGATGCAGCAGAGTTACGGGCTGATCATGCTGTCGATTCACGAGGGGCGGCCGCGCGAGCTTGATCTGCGCGAGATGCTGCATGCCTTTCTCGACCATCGCCGCCGCGTGCTGACCCGGCGCACCCAGCATGAACTGGCCCAGGCCGAGGCCCGCCTGCATATTCTGGACGGGCTGTTGATCGCGCTGCGCAACCTGGACGCGATTATCGCCCTCATCCGCGCCGCGCCCGACGCCGAGTCGGCGCGCAGCCAATTGATGACGCGCTTCAGTCTGAGCCAGCTCCAGGCCCAGGCGATCCTCGATTTGACGCTGCGCCGGCTGACTTCGCTGGAACGCGGCAAGATCGAAAGCGAGCATCGCGAGACGGCGGCGAATATCGAGCGCCTGCGCGGTATTCTGACCGACGAGCGCAAGCTGCTGGGGCTGGTCGCGGAGGAAATCACGGCCATCAAGGAGGAATTCGCCGATCCTCGCCGCACCCAGATTATCGAGGATCAGGGCGAGCTCTCGATCGAGGACCTGGTGGTCGAGGAAGACGTCCTGGTGACGGTCACCCACGGCGGTTACATCAAGCGCACGCCGCTGTCGCTCTACCGCACCCAGCGCCGCGGCGGGCGGGGCAAGACCGGCGCCTCGACCAACGAGGAGGACTTCGTCGAGCACCTGGTCGCGGTGTCCACTCACGACCGGCTGTTTTTCTTCACCAGCGCGGGCAAAGTTTACGCCTTGCAGGCGCACGAGTTGCCAGAGGGCGGGCGTGCCGCCAAGGGGCGTTCGATCGCCAATCTGCTCAGCCTGGCGCCCAATGAGAGCCTGTCGGCTTTCATCACCGTGCCCAAGGAAAGCGAGGGACGCTACCTGCTGTTCGCCACCAGGCGCGGCATGATCAAGAAAACCGAGCTGGGTCAGTTCGAAAACGTGCGCGCCAATGGAATTATCGCCATCCTGCTGGAGGACAATGACGCACTGATCGCCGTGCGGATCACCGACGGCAATCAGGAAATCGTGCTCTCCACCCGCGAGGGCCAGGCCATCCGCTTCAAGGAAGCCGAGGTGCGGCCGATGGGGCGCGGCACTTACGGCGTCAAGGCGATGGAGCTGGATGTGGCGGGCAACGGCGCGGCGGCCGACGAAGTAGTGTCGATGGCCACGGTGCGCGACACCGAAACCCTGCTGGCGGTCTCCGAGTTAGGCTATGGCAAACGCAGTCCGGCCTCGGAGTATCGCCTGACCCATCGCGGTGGCAAGGGCGTGGTCACCATGCAGGTCACCGAGAAAACCGGCAAGGTGGTGGGTGTGCGCCAGGTGGGTAGCGACGATCAAGTGATGCTGATCACCGACGGCGGCAAGGTGATTCGACTCGACGCCAAGGGGGTGCGGGTTAGC